The following is a genomic window from Listeria swaminathanii.
TACACTAAGCGGTGTATAAGCAGCACAAGTAGATGCAAGTGTAGGTAAAATGATGACTGGTAAACGTAAAACGGCTGCTGCGGCTTTACATACATCGGCAATTTTCCCGCCACCGACTGCAATAATTGCATCCATCTTATTCATTTCCATTATCGCTACCAAACGATCACGTTCCGCGTAGGTAGAACCACCATTATATACTTCAAAAGTAGATGTAACGGTTGATAATACTGGGAATTTATTTTTAGCGACTTCCCAAGAAGCATTTCCACGAACTACTAACACATTTTTCAAACCGCGGCGTTCTAAGTGAGTAGGTAACGTATCCCACGCGCCTACTTGGCAAAAATACTCTTGCGGAGCTCCGCGAACAATCAATTCTTTATTCAACAAAAATCATCCCTTCTGTCTGGCACGGTCGGATATTCGGCTGCGACATTTATAATTCAAATTGTATAGGAACTTAAACCTACTGTCAAACTAGCTATTGCTTAGCGATTTCGTCATCGCCAAACCATTTTTTGCTAATTTCTTGCATTTTGCCTTCTTTGTATAATTTTTCAAAAGCTTCGTTGATTTTTGTTTGTAGTTCTTTATCGCTTTTTCGCATTCCTACAGCAAAATCTGTTGCATCAAAACCGCCAGTTATAATGTTGTAGTCATCTTTATTTTTTTGCTTATCAATGTAATAACGCGCGTAAACCTCATCAATGATTAGACCATCAATACGTTTATTATTTAGATCAATAAAAGCTGTATCAAACGTATCATATAATTCCGGTTCATTATTATTAATAATATCTGTCAGTACTTCTGGCTTGTTCGCCATATCATCAATCGAACTTGCCCCATTTTGAGCACCAAGCGTTTTATCTTTCATATCGCTAAATTTGTTGATATTGCTTGATTTCAACGTGACTAGCACTTGTTCATTTTTCATGTAAGGATTACTAAAAGCGACTTGTTTCTTTCTAGCATCCGTTACAGTATAGCCATTCCAAATTAAATCAATCGAGCCATTTTTCAGTTCTGATTCTTTCATCGTCCAGTCAATCGGCGTGAACTTCGCTTTAATGCCATATTCCGCAAAAACCGCTTTCGCCAAATCAATATCAAAACCGACCAAATTATCGTCTTTATCCCGGAATCCCATTGGTACAAAACTATCGTCCAAGCCAATTACAACTTCCTTATCTTTGTTAATTCGCTCCCACTGGTCTTCCTTCGATTCACTACTGGAACAAGCCCCTAGCGCTAACATCACAACCGCCATCACAGCTATTAATAATCCTTTTTTCATCTTAAATTGCCCCCTTTTTTAATGGTTCGACTTCCATCATCTGATCCGCTACTTTTTCAGCAAAAGTGTGATCATGTGTCACGATAATCTGTGTAATACCAACATTCTTCAAACTTAAAATTAACGATGCAACATGTTCTCGCAAGTCGGGATCTAACGCCGATGTTGGTTCATCAAACAACAATACTTTTGGATTCATCGCTAGCGCCCGAGCAATTGCGACCCGCTGCTTTTGTCCACCTGATAATTGGTATGGCATGCTATCCGCTTTATCTCCTAAATCAAGCAACCCAAGTAATCGTTCTGCTTCTTTGATTGCTTCATCTTTTTTTGTTTTCCGAGCAAGCGTTGGCGCCAATATCAAATTATCTAAAACACTTAAATGTGGAAACAAGTGGAATTCTTGGAACACGACGCCAATCGTATTTTCGACATCTTTTCGCGACATTGGGTCAATTTTTTCACCGTCAATAAAAATCTCACCAGCA
Proteins encoded in this region:
- a CDS encoding amino acid ABC transporter ATP-binding protein — encoded protein: MLEIKNLSKKFDQKTILDNVNITLQGGEILSIVGPSGGGKTTLLRCISGLEKMDAGEIFIDGEKIDPMSRKDVENTIGVVFQEFHLFPHLSVLDNLILAPTLARKTKKDEAIKEAERLLGLLDLGDKADSMPYQLSGGQKQRVAIARALAMNPKVLLFDEPTSALDPDLREHVASLILSLKNVGITQIIVTHDHTFAEKVADQMMEVEPLKKGAI
- a CDS encoding amino acid ABC transporter substrate-binding protein, with the protein product MKKGLLIAVMAVVMLALGACSSSESKEDQWERINKDKEVVIGLDDSFVPMGFRDKDDNLVGFDIDLAKAVFAEYGIKAKFTPIDWTMKESELKNGSIDLIWNGYTVTDARKKQVAFSNPYMKNEQVLVTLKSSNINKFSDMKDKTLGAQNGASSIDDMANKPEVLTDIINNNEPELYDTFDTAFIDLNNKRIDGLIIDEVYARYYIDKQKNKDDYNIITGGFDATDFAVGMRKSDKELQTKINEAFEKLYKEGKMQEISKKWFGDDEIAKQ